The Paenibacillus sp. RC334 nucleotide sequence GCAACATCCAAGGATTATGTATGGCTCCAGCTGAAAAATCAGACACCTGGTCAAGCACATTCCACATACGTTACGTTCGATGGCTTGAAGAAGGGAACGTATTTGGTTAAAGTAGGTGGTCAATCGCAAGGTAAATTTAATGCGTATGCACCTACCAACAAGCTGAAATTGGACATGGGCACAGCATCCTCCTATACCGTGGAGCTGACACCTACGACGCCTGATCCGAACAAGGCGCCTGTCGTAGATGCGGGTAAAGCGTCCAAGGTGAAGCTGCCGGATCCAATCATTTTGAAAGGTACGGCTGAGGATGATGGACTTCCGCAAGGAAAGGTTACAAGCGAGTGGAGTCTGGTTGAAGGGCCACAGAATGCCAAGGTCACATTCAGCAGTAAAACATCGCTGCGTACGAAGGTGGACGTTTCCGAGCCGGGAACGTATATATTCAAGCTGACATCCAGCGACTCGCTGTTATCGGCTGAGGCCAGAGTAAGCGTGATCGTAGAACCGGCGGCTCCGTTACTTGAACAGCTTGCGTTGTATAAGTTTGATGAAACCAGCGGTTCTGTTGCTGTGGATTCATCGGGCAGTCACAATGATGCTGCCGTGAAGGGCACGGCTGCATGGGCTGCTGGGAAAACAGGCAATGCTGTCAGCCTGAATGGCAAGGACAGCTATGTGCAGCTTCCAGCGGGCATCGTAAGCCGGGCACAGCAATTAACCGTATCCGGTTGGGTCAAGGCGAACAGCCTGAGTGATTATGTACGGATTTTTGACTTCGGCTCCGGGACGAATGAATATATGTTCCTGACCCCTAAAGCCGGAAATACGATGCTGTTTGCGATTACCAACCAAGGCAACGGGCAGGGACAGGAACAGACGATTGAGGCTCCTGTGCTGCCGACAGGGGTGTGGAAACACGTTGCGGTCACTCTCTCAGGCTCCACAGGTATTTTATACGTGGATGGAAAAGAAGTGGGACGCAATACCAGCCTGACGTTGAATCCTACCAGTCTGGGTCAAACCAAAAACAATTTTATCGGTAAGTCTCAGTACCCTGACCCATACTTCGACGGTCTGGTGGATGAATTCCGCATCTACAGCCGGGCTCTGAATGCTTCCGAGGTGGCAGGTCTGGCCTCCGGTACAGCACAGAGCCTGACGGGAGCCGAGAAAATCACGGCTATAAAAGAAGTAAACGTGACGACACGTGCGGGTGAAAAACCCGAATTGCCGAGCGTGGTGGAAGCTACGTATGGAGAAGGCTCCACCAAATGGGTGGCTGTGGAATGGGAGGATATAGCCCCTGCACAATATGCTTCTCTGGGTTCATTTGAATTGAAGGGCAATGTAGAAGGAACAGAATTGAAGGCGATTGCCAAGGTGACCGTGATCGAGGCGGGGGCCCCTGTCAACTCCGGTACTCCGGAAACGCCGACAAATCCGGTTAACTCAGTAACACCTGAAACACCTGCTCCTGTCAGCTCTGCTAAATCAGCAGGGGGATTACGATCTGGAGGAAACATTGAATAGCTCTTGTTAAATAACCTTTCCCACTGTCACTTTCTTCCTGCAAAGGGGAGAGTGGCGGTGGGTATCCTTGCATTTGGAGTACAAAGCTGCGAATAAGAATGTGAATGGGGGAAAGGCATGAGCAAGATTACATTTCTGGGTGCAGGCAGTACGGTATTTGCTAAAAATGTGCTTGGCGATTGTATGCTGACACCTGCTTTGCAGGGCTTTGAGCTGGCGTTGTTCGATATTAACCCCGGAAGGCTGAAGGATTCGGAACATATTTTATCCAATTTGAAAAAAACAACGGGGAGTACCTGTGTGATCCGCTCCTACACAGACCGCAAGGAAGCGCTGCGTGGAGCTGCCTATGTGGTAAATGCTATTCAGGTTGGCGGCTATGATCCGTGTACGATTACGGATTTTGAAATTCCCAAAACCTACGGTCTGCGCCAAACGATTGCCGATACGGTCGGGATAGGTGGTATTTTCCGCAACTTACGGACGATTCCGGTGATGCTCGATTTTGCTGCAGATGTGCGTGAGGTATGCCCGGATGCATGGTTTCTCAACTACACCAACCCGATGGCTGTACTGACGAATGTGATGAACGTACACGGCGGCGTCCGTACGGTGGGGCTGTGTCATAGCGTGCAGGCGTGTATACCGGAGCTGTTCAAAAGCCTCGGGCTGGAGCAGGAAGGCGTGAAGGCGAAAATCGCAGGCATCAATCATATGGCGTGGCTGCTCGAAGTGAGCAAGGACGGTGAGGATTTATATCCCGAGATTAAAAAACGGGCTGCCGCCAAGCAGCAGGAAAAGCATAACGACATGGTACGCTTTGAGATGATGCTGAAATTCGGATATTACATTACGGAATCGTCCGAGCATAATGCGGAATATCATCCATATTTTATCAAGCGGGCATACCCTGAACTGATCGAACGGCTCAATATTCCCTTGGATGAGTATCCGCGTCGCTGCGTGAGCCAGATTGAACGATGGGAAACGATGCGCGGGGAACTTTTGGGCAATCAGGATCTTCGCCATGAAAGGTCGAATGAATATGCTTCGTATATTTTGGAGGCGATCGAAACGGATCGGCCTTTTACCATTGGCGGCAACGTGATGAATACAGGTTTAATTACCAATCTGCCAAAAGAAGCCTGTGTAGAGGTGCCTTGTCTGGTGAATCGCAACGGAGTTACGCCGACCTATGTCGGAGATTTGCCGCCCCAATGCGCTGCGCTGAACCGGACGAATATCAATACACAATTGCTGACGATTGAAGCTGCTGTCACCGGGAAAAAAGAGCATATTTATCATGCCGCACTGCTGGACCCGCACACGTCAGCCGAGCTGTCCATGGATGAGATTGTTTCTCTGTGCGATGACCTGATTGCGGCGCACGGAGAGTGGCTTCCAGCCTATGTGTAAGGGAGGCAGATGAATGGGAGGCCGTGGTCGTCAAAAGTTTACCGGGATTCCTACAATTCGTGGGAAATTTATCGTACTGACACTGGTGCTCACGGTCATTCCGATGGTGGTGCTGACCTTTACCTTTTACCGGATCGCGGCCCATTCACTTGGTGAGAAGTCGGAAGCGTTGGCTATGCAGTCCCGGCAAATGAGTGAAAATTACGTCAATGCGACGCTTTCCGATTTGAACGATCTGACCAATGCCATTCTCGGCAATCCCGACGTGCAGGCCACGCTGGAGAACAAGCCGGAAGACGATTATGAATACTTACGGAACGATGAAACACTCAGCATGGTCGTTCGGGCGCAAACCCAGACCAAGCCGTATATCACGTCCTCTCTTATATATGCCGCCAATGGCGGGCCCAAGCATTCGCTGTATCAAGGGAATGTTTCGGTCCGCTTTGGCGGCCTTCCTACATTAGAGGAAGCACGTGTTTACTATCGTCGCTTGCTCGCGGATCAGCCCATGATGTGGATGGCCCATTCATCGTTCGAATCGGGACGAGGGATGGCGGATGATCGTTTATACGTCGGGAAGCTGCTTCGAAAAACGACCGGCGACTATGCACCGCTTGGATTTTTACTGCTGGAAATTGACAAGGCCAGCCTGTTCCGGGGGCTTGCCTTTCATGAAACAGACGGCAATACCCAGATGTGGGTGCTGGATCAGAAGGGCGTGCCTGTATACCGTTTGCCGGAGCAGGCCGTTGCGGACAAGTCGCTGCTGCGGCAGATTGCCAAATCCGCTGTGGACAAACCCATGCTTACGAAGGACTGGAGAATATGGAACGGTCGTCAGACCATGATTTCCTACGGCCCGTTGAATGAAGGACAATGGACACTGCTGCAAAAAGTCGATCAGTCCGTGCTGTTCGAGGATGCGCGGCAGATTGGGGCCTGGACCATCTGGACTTTTTTAATTGCACTGGTGTCGGGCTGGATGCTGTCTTATCGGCTGAGTGATACGATTCGTCGTCCGTTGCTTCAGTTGAGCCGATTAATGGCGGTGGACGGCAGTACGAGCGCCACAAGCTCAGCCAAAGTTTCCGACGATCCTGCACCTGTTATTTTTAATCCCAAGGATGAGGTGGGGCAGATCGGGGAGCGTTTTCTTCATATGATGCAAAAAAATCATGAGCTATACGGGCAGGTCTATGAAGCATTGCTGTCGCGCAAGCAGGCGGAGTTTCGTGCGCTTCAGGCGCAGATTAATCCTCATTTTCTGTACAACACGCTGGAGTCGCTCAAGGGAATGGCGCTGGCCAACGGGCAACGGGATATGGCGGAGGTGATCGGTGCTTTTGGTAAATGCTTTCGCATCTCGCTAAGCTATGGCCGGGAGCAGATTAGCTTGGGACAGGAAGTCGAGCATGTGGGCGCCTATGTGAAGGTGCAGCAGTTCAGATTTCGGAATTCGTTCGAGTGGATTTGCGAGGTGGAGGAAGATATTTGCGGGTTTTACGTACCCAAGCTTATACTCCAGCCGCTCGTTGAAAATGCCATTTACCATGGCTTAAAAGGGCGTACCGACCGTGGCTACATCATGTTGTCTGGTACAAGGGAAGGCGATGCGCTGCGATTAACGGTCAGTGACGATGGAGGCGGTATCGGAGCCGAGCGGCTGGACGATATTCGGAAGTCCCTGAACGCCGAGCGGGGAAGTGCCATTGGCTTTGGACTGCGTAATGTACATGAGCGACTTCGCCATTATGGCCCGCAATATGGACTGTCCGTGACAAGCGAGCCGGGAACATACACCTCGGTTACCTTGCGGGCACCGATTCGAACCGAATAAGGAAGGGAGAGGATGGCATGTACCGGCTGCTGATTGTGGACGACGAATATCATATTCGGGAAGGACTGAAGCTGATGGTGGCGGAAAGCGGCCTGCCTGTGCAAGTCAGTGATGTGGCGGGTGACGGCGAAACGGCATTGCGTTTATATGTGGAGCAGCGACCGGACATGATTTTACTGGATATTAATTTACCGGATATGAGCGGACTGGATATTGCAAAAATCATTCGGGAAAAGGATCAGCAGACACCTTTGCTATTCCTGACAGGGTACGAATCTATGACGTACATTCGTCAGGCGGTTTCACTTCAAGCGGTCGATTATCTGCTCAAGCCTGTGACCAGCGGGGATTTTGAAGCGGCCCTGCGACGGGCCGAAGACCGGATTGTGCAGCTGAGAAGAAGCGAGGAAGAGGCCATTCACCGTCATCGTTCGTCGGAGCCGCTGTACAGGGAGCATTTACTGCTGGATCTGTTACAGCAGCGGCGTCCCGCAGCCGAGGTTATTCGGGAGATGGACGGGCTGGAGCTTTCCGGCGAGACTTCCGGGCCGCCCTACACCGTACTCTGCTGCGAGCTGGAAGAGACGCCGCAGCAGGAAGCAGCCGCCACGGGCGAGCTGCACGGCAGTAAGGAGGGAAGCAGCAGCGAATTCGCCGGGCTGGCTTGGGAAGCCGCCGCCGCCGCCGGGGCGAAGGCACACGGAGCGGCGGTTTCCCGGGATCGGCGTGTCGTGCTGCTGGCAGCAGCATCTAGCAGGGCGGCGGAGCGGACGGCACAGCATATCCGGCAGGCGGTACAGGAGCGGCTGAACCGTGCGGTGTCCATCGGGATTAGCCGGCCTGTAGGGCGGATGGAGCAGCTCCCCGAAGCATATGAGGAAGCTGTCCGGGCAGCGGAGCATCGGGGCTGGGTCGGCTACAGCCAGATCATCCCCTATGAGAGCATTCAGGCGGCTGAGCCGAATAGCAGTCATTTGATGGAGAAGGAGCTGCTGATGATTACGGAAATTCGGGCCGGAAATGATGCCGCCGTACATGCGATTTTACAGGAATGGTCGGGACAATTGGCGGGTTTGCCCGTCAAGCAGGTAAAAATGATCGTCACCCAGCTCGTGCTGTTCGTCATGCGGATCGTTCAGAGTGATGCATCTGTAGGACAAACGTCCATGCAGGAGCAGGACCCGTTGTTGGAGCTGTCCCGATTACGGCATGGGCCCGAGATGATTGATTATGTATCGCGCTATTTTGTCCGGGTGGGTCGCCATGTCCGAGAATCACGCGAGAAGGGCATTCCCCGCAAATTCCAACGGGCCAAGGAATGGATTCGGGAGCATCTTCAGGAGGATGGCGGGCTGAACAGCCTTGCGGCTTACATGAATATGAGTCCCAAATATTTGAGCGCCCGTTTCAAACAGGTTACGGGAGAAAGCTTTGCCGACTACCAGACGCGTGTCCGCTTCGAACGTGCCCGCGAGCTGCTGCTGGACCCGAATCGGAAGGTTGCTGATGTGGCGGAGCTTGTGGGCTTTGCGGATACGAACTATTTCAGCATTGCCTTCAAAAAGCATACCGGACTGACCCCGACGGAGTTTCGTAAAACATTTTTGTAAACGCGCTGTTAAAAAAATCATACCAAAACAAAGAGAGTCTGGAGTCGTTGGGTAGTCGGCTCCGGGCTCTCGGCGCATAATAGGCTTGTAAGGAGAATCCAGTTCAGGAAGGGGCCGATTGATTTGCTGAAACGAAGGTTACGGACATGGATGGCTCTCGTGATGACGGCGATGTTGACAGGGTTGACGGCTTGCAGCGGTAACGCTGGTGAACCGAACCCCAATGCGGTCGAACTCAAGTTCATGTACTGGGGGAGCAATGACGAGAAACAGGCAATGGAAAAAATGATCCAAAGCTTTAATGCATCCCACCCGGATATTCGAGTGAAGGGCGAGCATGTCCCGGGTGATTACACGACAAAGATTAACACGTTAATGGCCGCCAATCAGCTTCCTGATATCGCCTACCTGGGCGATTCGCTCACGATGAAGTGGGCAAGTGAAGGCAGACTTCTGGATTTATCCTCCTATTATGATGAATATCCCGAATTAAAAAACAAGCTTAAATCCTCCTATCTCTACAGCGAGCCCGGCAAGTCTATCGGCAACTACACCGCCATGGAAGTGATGCAGTTATTTTACAACAAAGAGCTGTTTGCAGAAGCAGGCGTACCCGTTCCCCCGGCTGATCCTAAAAAGGCCTGGACATGGGATGAATTTCTGGCAATTGCCAAAAAGCTGACCAAGGATCAGAACGGCAGGCATCCCGGTGACAGTAGCTTTGATCCAAAAAATATTGTGCAATACGGCTTTGCCTTCGGCAATGACCGCAGCTCCTGGGGACCGCTTCTGGCGAGCAACGGCGGAGCTTTGACCGACCAAACGGGCAAGAAGTACACACTGAATAGCCCCGAGTCGGTGGAGGTATTTCAGAAGCTACAGGATCTGGTTTTCAAAGAGCATGTATCTCCCGATTTGATCCAGCAGCAGGACATGCCATCCAATACGATCCGGCTTCAGACGAGAAAGGTCGCCATGGTGGTGGACGGAACCTGGTCGCTGCTCGATTTTTCGAACAACAAGCAGCTGCAATGGAGTATCGGCGTTCTGCCGAAGCTCAAAGAGCCCAAAACGATGATCGTTGCGGGGGCCACTGTCATTTTCCAGAGCACCAAGCATCCGAAGGAAGCACTCGAATTTTATTTGTATCATAATAATCCGGAAAAGGTGGACTTGTTCAAATCCGGTCTGTGGATGCCTATCGAGGAAAAATATTATACCGATAAGCAAGCCATCCAATCATGGACAAATAATGCTGCACATCCGCCGGAATTTCAACAGGCAGGCATCGAGTATGCCAGAGATTATGCAATCAAGCCGTCCACCTCGACTCTTCGCAACTGGCCTGATATCGGTTCCAAGTTGACCCCGGGGCTGGACCTGATCTGGACGAACAAGAAGACGCCGCAGCGGGCGCTGGATGAGCTGGAGCCCATCATTCAGCCATTGCTTCAAGGAGTATACCCGGATGAATAATCTGGCAGGACAGCAGCGAAAGGAGATCGGTCCATGAAGCGACAAAAATCAGGGATGATGCGCATGGAACGCAACTGGGGTCTGCTATTCGCGCTTCCTTCCATCCTGGGCTTAATGATATTTACGATTGGACCAATTACGGCCTCGTTCGTATTCAGTCTGACCGACTGGACCATTGGCGGACAGATGAACTTTATTGGACTGGACAATTACCGGACGATTCTGACCGAGGACTCCACCTTTTCCCAATCCATGTTCGTGACCACGTATTACGCGCTGGGCAGCGTGCCTCTCGGGTTGGTGGCGGCGTTTATCATTGCGCTCTTATTAAATCAAAAGGTGAAGGGCCTGTCCGTGTTCCGCACGATTTATTATCTGCCTACGATTGTGCCAAGTATCGCCAATACGATGCTGTGGCTGTGGATGTTTAATCCCGATTTTGGCTTGCTGAATTCCTTGCTGGAACACGCCGGATTGCCGGGAAGCAAATGGATTTACGACGAAAGCACGGCGATCCCCTCCCCTGATCATGATGAGCACCTGGGGAATCGGGAACACGGTCATTATCTTTTTGGCAGGGCTTCAGTCGGTTCCCACCCATTTGTATGAAGCGGCTGAGGTGGATGGGGGCCATATGTGGCACAAATTTATTCATATTACGATTCCTTCGATGACACCGACGATTTTCTTCAATCTGGTCATGTCCTTAATCAGTACCTTTCAGGCATTCAATCAGGCGTATGTCATGACGAACGGGGGCCCTAACAATTCGACCCTGTTTTATGTATTCTACTTGTGGCGCACGGCCTTTACGGAGACAAAAATCGGCTATGCGTCGGCGCTGGCCTGGATCTTATTTTTCGTCATTATGGTGCTGACCGTCCTGATTTTCTCCACGTCCAAAAAGTGGGTTCACTATGAAGGGAGGGGACGTTCATGAATCAAGTCGCTTCTTCTGTCAACGATTCACCAACACCAAAGCATCCGCCTCCACAGCCTGAACGCTCCCGCAGTCCTGCTAACACTACCCGTGCCAAGCCTCTTAAAATCAGTCGTGTTCTGCTGTACGTTGTTTTAATGATGGGCAGTATTTTAATGCTGTTGCCATTTGTATGGCTCATTCGCAGCTCTCTAATGGGCACATCGCAAATTTTCGTGTTCCCGCCAGAGTGGATACCGTCTCCTTTTCAATGGAGCAATTACCCGGAAGCGCTGACCTCTGTGCCGTTCGGCAGGTATTTTATGAATACGTTCATCATTGAGGTATGTGTGCTGGCAGGAGTGATGATGACTTCAATTGTATCGGCGTTTACCTTTGCCCGCCTGCGCTGGCCCGGACGTAATCTGATTTTTTCGCTGCTGATCGGGTCGATGATGCTGCCTTACGCGGTGACACTCATTCCGACCTTCGTTATGTGGCGTGAGTTGGGTGGGCTGAATACGTTCCTGCCGCTGATTGTTCCCGCATGGTTTGGCGGCGGAGCGTTTAACATCTTTTTAATGAGACAATTCATGTTGACCATTCCACGCGATCTGGACGAAGCGGCTTATATGGACGGGGGCACACCTCTGACCGTACTATGGCGCGTCATTATTCCATTGTCTTCACCCGCGCTGATCGTGATCGGGATATTTACTTTTATTGATGTGTGGAATGATTTCCTAGGCCCGATTATTTATTTGAGTGATGAAAAGCATTTTACATTGGCGCTGGGCTTGGCGACTTTCCGAGGGCTGAACAATACAAATTGGCCTTATCTGATGGCGGCTTCCAGTACGATTTTGGCTCCCATTGTCCTGATTTTCTTTATCGGACAACGCTATTTTATTGAAGGCATCACGTTGACAGGCATCAAAGGCTAGTAGGAATTGAAACTACAATTCGGGAGGTGGCAGTGGCTTTGGAAAAGCAAATTCGTTCGACAAAGCTGGTACAGGGTGTTCCGGGCAGATTAGCCCGATTACGGTCGGAGTTTTCGGCGCTGGGTATAGATGCGCTGCTCATTACACATGGACCCAATCGGCGTTATATGACGGGGTTTACAGGATCGGCTGGGATTGTGCTCATTACAGAGGAAAATGCTTTTCTGGTGACGGATTTCCGCTATATGATGCAGGCAACCGATCAGGCACTGGAATATTCGGTCATTCGGCATGAGGCACAAATTTTCCAGACGGTGGCTGATCTGACAGACAAACTGGGCGTTCACAGACTGGGATTGGAGAGCCGCCATGTCTCACTCCAGCAATCGAGTCAGCTTCAAGCCGTGCTGGGTTCGCTGGAATATGTGCAAACGGAGGATGTGATTGAACAGCTGCGTGATGTGAAGGACGATGAGGAAATTCGCACGATCAGCGAAGCGGCGCGTATCACTGATACCGCCTTTACGGAGGTGTTGAACTACATTCAGCCTGGGGTTACAGAGCGGCGGATTGCGGCGGAGCTGGAATATCGGCTGCGGCTGGCGGGCGCGGAATCGGG carries:
- a CDS encoding sugar ABC transporter substrate-binding protein, encoding MLKRRLRTWMALVMTAMLTGLTACSGNAGEPNPNAVELKFMYWGSNDEKQAMEKMIQSFNASHPDIRVKGEHVPGDYTTKINTLMAANQLPDIAYLGDSLTMKWASEGRLLDLSSYYDEYPELKNKLKSSYLYSEPGKSIGNYTAMEVMQLFYNKELFAEAGVPVPPADPKKAWTWDEFLAIAKKLTKDQNGRHPGDSSFDPKNIVQYGFAFGNDRSSWGPLLASNGGALTDQTGKKYTLNSPESVEVFQKLQDLVFKEHVSPDLIQQQDMPSNTIRLQTRKVAMVVDGTWSLLDFSNNKQLQWSIGVLPKLKEPKTMIVAGATVIFQSTKHPKEALEFYLYHNNPEKVDLFKSGLWMPIEEKYYTDKQAIQSWTNNAAHPPEFQQAGIEYARDYAIKPSTSTLRNWPDIGSKLTPGLDLIWTNKKTPQRALDELEPIIQPLLQGVYPDE
- a CDS encoding sensor histidine kinase; this translates as MGGRGRQKFTGIPTIRGKFIVLTLVLTVIPMVVLTFTFYRIAAHSLGEKSEALAMQSRQMSENYVNATLSDLNDLTNAILGNPDVQATLENKPEDDYEYLRNDETLSMVVRAQTQTKPYITSSLIYAANGGPKHSLYQGNVSVRFGGLPTLEEARVYYRRLLADQPMMWMAHSSFESGRGMADDRLYVGKLLRKTTGDYAPLGFLLLEIDKASLFRGLAFHETDGNTQMWVLDQKGVPVYRLPEQAVADKSLLRQIAKSAVDKPMLTKDWRIWNGRQTMISYGPLNEGQWTLLQKVDQSVLFEDARQIGAWTIWTFLIALVSGWMLSYRLSDTIRRPLLQLSRLMAVDGSTSATSSAKVSDDPAPVIFNPKDEVGQIGERFLHMMQKNHELYGQVYEALLSRKQAEFRALQAQINPHFLYNTLESLKGMALANGQRDMAEVIGAFGKCFRISLSYGREQISLGQEVEHVGAYVKVQQFRFRNSFEWICEVEEDICGFYVPKLILQPLVENAIYHGLKGRTDRGYIMLSGTREGDALRLTVSDDGGGIGAERLDDIRKSLNAERGSAIGFGLRNVHERLRHYGPQYGLSVTSEPGTYTSVTLRAPIRTE
- a CDS encoding carbohydrate ABC transporter permease, whose product is MNQVASSVNDSPTPKHPPPQPERSRSPANTTRAKPLKISRVLLYVVLMMGSILMLLPFVWLIRSSLMGTSQIFVFPPEWIPSPFQWSNYPEALTSVPFGRYFMNTFIIEVCVLAGVMMTSIVSAFTFARLRWPGRNLIFSLLIGSMMLPYAVTLIPTFVMWRELGGLNTFLPLIVPAWFGGGAFNIFLMRQFMLTIPRDLDEAAYMDGGTPLTVLWRVIIPLSSPALIVIGIFTFIDVWNDFLGPIIYLSDEKHFTLALGLATFRGLNNTNWPYLMAASSTILAPIVLIFFIGQRYFIEGITLTGIKG
- a CDS encoding helix-turn-helix domain-containing protein, with the translated sequence MYRLLIVDDEYHIREGLKLMVAESGLPVQVSDVAGDGETALRLYVEQRPDMILLDINLPDMSGLDIAKIIREKDQQTPLLFLTGYESMTYIRQAVSLQAVDYLLKPVTSGDFEAALRRAEDRIVQLRRSEEEAIHRHRSSEPLYREHLLLDLLQQRRPAAEVIREMDGLELSGETSGPPYTVLCCELEETPQQEAAATGELHGSKEGSSSEFAGLAWEAAAAAGAKAHGAAVSRDRRVVLLAAASSRAAERTAQHIRQAVQERLNRAVSIGISRPVGRMEQLPEAYEEAVRAAEHRGWVGYSQIIPYESIQAAEPNSSHLMEKELLMITEIRAGNDAAVHAILQEWSGQLAGLPVKQVKMIVTQLVLFVMRIVQSDASVGQTSMQEQDPLLELSRLRHGPEMIDYVSRYFVRVGRHVRESREKGIPRKFQRAKEWIREHLQEDGGLNSLAAYMNMSPKYLSARFKQVTGESFADYQTRVRFERARELLLDPNRKVADVAELVGFADTNYFSIAFKKHTGLTPTEFRKTFL
- a CDS encoding Xaa-Pro peptidase family protein, whose protein sequence is MEKQIRSTKLVQGVPGRLARLRSEFSALGIDALLITHGPNRRYMTGFTGSAGIVLITEENAFLVTDFRYMMQATDQALEYSVIRHEAQIFQTVADLTDKLGVHRLGLESRHVSLQQSSQLQAVLGSLEYVQTEDVIEQLRDVKDDEEIRTISEAARITDTAFTEVLNYIQPGVTERRIAAELEYRLRLAGAESGGFAFIVASGERSALPHGLASDKEIGLNEFVTMDFGANVRGYLSDITRTVFVGKPSERHEELYAIVLEANMKTIAGLRPGLSGREGDSLGRDVIASYGYGEHFGHGLGHGFGLEIHEQVRLSRESKSVLVPGHVITVEPGIYIPGFGGVRIEDDVLITEDGVKVLTSSPKELLLL
- a CDS encoding alpha-glucosidase/alpha-galactosidase, with the translated sequence MSKITFLGAGSTVFAKNVLGDCMLTPALQGFELALFDINPGRLKDSEHILSNLKKTTGSTCVIRSYTDRKEALRGAAYVVNAIQVGGYDPCTITDFEIPKTYGLRQTIADTVGIGGIFRNLRTIPVMLDFAADVREVCPDAWFLNYTNPMAVLTNVMNVHGGVRTVGLCHSVQACIPELFKSLGLEQEGVKAKIAGINHMAWLLEVSKDGEDLYPEIKKRAAAKQQEKHNDMVRFEMMLKFGYYITESSEHNAEYHPYFIKRAYPELIERLNIPLDEYPRRCVSQIERWETMRGELLGNQDLRHERSNEYASYILEAIETDRPFTIGGNVMNTGLITNLPKEACVEVPCLVNRNGVTPTYVGDLPPQCAALNRTNINTQLLTIEAAVTGKKEHIYHAALLDPHTSAELSMDEIVSLCDDLIAAHGEWLPAYV